A genome region from Nocardia sp. NBC_01730 includes the following:
- a CDS encoding DUF2235 domain-containing protein has translation MRRLVMCCDGTWNTLGQMAVTNARRLYNALSDTTKDGQDQLTRYQSGVGTESGGLFGWLLGGIAGAGLSGNVMDAYHWLTTTHRPGDRIALFGFSRGAFTARSLAGLIAACGLIQTTGLDEDEVWRQIRRVYQRYRLGQDADPGWSDGLRFTYQPGRHNPIPLDFVGVWDTVGALGIPDTFGWLNLLDPARRYAFHDVKLDPAVRHGRHAVALDEQRGPFTPTLWSNPAPGQDIKQVWFPGSHMDVGGGRWETGLSDGALKWMIDESRTAVGLEFREDVENQIRPDALGVLHDDNQGVYGLLEPLYEPLLRPILESFIEPRPRATPMIDKVGNNPLLHCSVYERHRTPPITSGPYRPTRTLAPGESSTASVSARDPWNWTGLYLEAGEYTFSAKGQWLDLDIPSGPAGTTGLRVRLGEAFRFASTLIGQGERIIRRLTRSPRANFLTRRDEGMPWMSLIGVVANTIPPEGAEAPYKNIPIGAGTNHQVSRSGYLYAFANDAWSFYGNNRGSVQLEVTRKE, from the coding sequence ATGCGTCGACTCGTCATGTGCTGCGACGGCACTTGGAACACGTTGGGCCAGATGGCGGTGACGAATGCGCGCCGCTTGTACAACGCTCTCTCGGACACCACGAAGGACGGGCAGGACCAGCTGACGCGGTACCAGTCGGGGGTGGGAACCGAGAGCGGTGGTCTGTTCGGCTGGCTGCTGGGGGGAATCGCCGGAGCCGGGTTGTCCGGCAACGTGATGGACGCCTACCACTGGCTGACCACCACTCACCGGCCTGGGGACCGAATCGCGCTGTTCGGTTTCAGTCGCGGTGCTTTTACCGCACGCAGCCTCGCCGGGCTGATCGCGGCGTGCGGGCTGATCCAGACCACCGGCCTGGACGAAGACGAGGTCTGGCGTCAGATCCGGCGTGTGTACCAGCGGTACCGTCTGGGGCAGGACGCCGATCCCGGGTGGAGCGACGGTCTCCGATTCACCTATCAACCGGGGCGGCACAATCCGATTCCGTTGGACTTCGTCGGAGTGTGGGACACCGTCGGTGCGCTGGGTATCCCGGACACCTTCGGCTGGCTCAACCTCCTGGACCCCGCCCGGAGGTATGCCTTCCATGACGTGAAGCTCGACCCGGCCGTTCGCCACGGTCGCCACGCGGTCGCACTCGACGAGCAGCGGGGGCCGTTCACTCCGACGTTGTGGTCCAACCCGGCGCCGGGTCAAGACATCAAGCAGGTGTGGTTCCCCGGCAGCCACATGGATGTGGGCGGCGGGCGCTGGGAGACAGGTCTTAGCGACGGCGCGCTGAAATGGATGATCGACGAGTCACGCACCGCGGTCGGGCTCGAGTTCCGCGAAGATGTGGAGAATCAGATCCGACCCGACGCACTCGGTGTGCTGCACGACGACAACCAAGGCGTCTACGGCTTGCTCGAGCCGTTGTACGAGCCTCTGTTGCGCCCGATACTGGAGTCGTTTATCGAGCCGCGTCCCCGCGCCACCCCCATGATCGACAAGGTCGGGAACAACCCATTGCTGCACTGTTCGGTGTACGAGCGTCACCGGACTCCACCAATCACCAGCGGACCCTACCGGCCCACCCGGACGCTCGCGCCGGGCGAATCCAGCACGGCGAGCGTGTCTGCCCGTGATCCGTGGAACTGGACAGGCCTCTACCTCGAAGCGGGCGAATACACCTTCTCCGCCAAGGGACAGTGGCTGGATCTCGACATCCCGTCCGGGCCCGCGGGCACCACCGGCCTGCGCGTCCGCCTGGGCGAGGCTTTCCGCTTCGCCAGCACACTGATCGGTCAGGGCGAGCGGATCATCCGGCGCCTGACCAGAAGCCCGAGGGCGAACTTCCTGACCCGCCGGGACGAAGGCATGCCGTGGATGTCGCTGATCGGTGTTGTCGCCAACACGATCCCGCCCGAGGGTGCAGAGGCCCCGTACAAAAACATCCCCATCGGCGCAGGCACCAACCACCAGGTATCCCGCTCCGGGTACCTGTACGCGTTCGCCAACGACGCGTGGAGCTTCTACGGGAACAACCGGGGCAGCGTGCAGCTCGAGGTGACCAGGAAGGAGTGA
- a CDS encoding SDR family NAD(P)-dependent oxidoreductase translates to MRRYEGRRVVVTGAGSGIGQGIALRLLDEGAQLVAADIDATGLAATAAKAGDATERLRTVEVNVADPESVGSATRQALKFLGGLDVLVNGAGILRPARTHEMPLEVWNQVITVNLTGTFLMTQAALPALLDTGHGVVVNISSTAAFSAAPYLASYAASKGGVNAFTHAIALEYAKQGLRAVNIVPAGITSGITTKSIRDQPEGFDPQLFSRMTGWLNGGALGSPEDIAGVVAMVASDDGRYMTGTEIRVDGGALM, encoded by the coding sequence ATGCGCAGATATGAAGGCCGCCGTGTGGTGGTGACGGGAGCGGGTTCCGGCATCGGGCAGGGCATCGCCCTGAGGCTGCTCGACGAGGGGGCACAGTTGGTCGCCGCCGATATCGACGCGACGGGCCTCGCGGCCACCGCGGCGAAGGCAGGCGATGCCACCGAACGATTGCGAACGGTCGAGGTGAACGTCGCCGACCCGGAGTCGGTGGGATCGGCCACCAGGCAGGCGCTGAAATTCCTCGGCGGCCTGGATGTGCTGGTGAACGGGGCGGGCATCCTGCGGCCTGCGCGCACTCACGAGATGCCGCTCGAGGTGTGGAACCAGGTGATCACGGTGAACCTCACCGGGACATTCCTGATGACCCAGGCGGCGCTGCCCGCGCTGCTGGACACCGGGCATGGGGTAGTGGTCAACATCTCCTCGACCGCGGCCTTCAGCGCAGCGCCCTACCTCGCGTCCTACGCGGCGTCGAAGGGCGGCGTGAACGCTTTCACCCATGCGATCGCGCTGGAGTACGCGAAGCAAGGGCTGCGCGCGGTGAACATCGTTCCCGCCGGTATCACGAGCGGCATCACCACGAAGTCCATCCGCGATCAGCCGGAGGGTTTCGATCCGCAGCTGTTCTCCAGGATGACCGGCTGGCTCAACGGCGGGGCGCTCGGCAGTCCGGAAGATATCGCCGGGGTGGTCGCCATGGTGGCCTCCGACGACGGACGCTATATGACCGGAACCGAGATCCGGGTCGACGGCGGCGCGCTGATGTAG
- a CDS encoding class I SAM-dependent methyltransferase translates to MNGVRACLLSSLAGQLGNPHGVLGKGVAFVLNRGNKRAIAGAVEAAVVATGGTAADIGFGGGAGLSLLLKRVGDTGVVHGVEISHDMLARARSGHAAEIGSGRLRLDEGSLTALPLADDSLDAALTVNTIYFVADLTAACAELARVVRPGGRLVIGIGDPDAMAKLPFTPYGFTLRPVSDVIAALEQAGCVVEHRQLAHPPIPHHLLVATPT, encoded by the coding sequence ATGAATGGAGTCCGGGCCTGCCTGCTGTCCAGCCTCGCTGGTCAGCTCGGTAACCCGCATGGCGTCCTCGGCAAGGGCGTCGCGTTCGTGCTGAACCGCGGCAACAAGCGCGCCATCGCGGGCGCGGTCGAGGCCGCCGTCGTCGCAACAGGCGGAACGGCCGCCGATATCGGATTCGGTGGCGGCGCAGGGCTTTCGCTCTTGCTGAAGCGCGTCGGCGACACGGGTGTGGTGCACGGCGTCGAGATCTCGCACGACATGCTGGCCCGCGCCCGCTCCGGCCACGCGGCCGAAATCGGCTCCGGCCGACTACGACTCGACGAAGGTTCGCTCACTGCGCTGCCGCTCGCGGACGACAGCCTCGACGCCGCGCTCACGGTCAACACCATCTACTTCGTGGCGGACCTGACCGCGGCCTGTGCCGAACTCGCCAGGGTGGTCCGACCGGGCGGCCGTCTGGTGATCGGGATTGGTGATCCGGACGCGATGGCGAAGCTGCCATTCACGCCCTACGGCTTCACCCTTCGCCCGGTGTCGGACGTGATCGCCGCACTGGAGCAGGCGGGCTGCGTTGTCGAGCACCGACAGTTGGCGCATCCGCCGATCCCACACCATCTTCTCGTCGCCACACCCACGTAG
- a CDS encoding stage II sporulation protein M, translating into MDVDAYSLAHRRAWERLDYLSKRNKLTGAEADELVMLYRRTSQQLARLQSHSPDPELIAGLSALLTRARGRVLGTRADTWQGIGRFFTHRFPAALYRAWPWWVGVAAVFLLVSASLAVWVDRFDSARTVLGISDDTADLTAPGGAFETYYSEHPHGAFAAQVWTNNAWVTAMALFTGVLILPAAYLLFMNALNLGVSAGLMADAGRLDSFFGFILPHGTLELTAVFVAGGAGLKLGWTLIDPGRLSRVEAVARQGRATATVALGLVGVLLVCGFIEGFVTPSPLPAPIRIAIGFTAEALFLVYVFGVGRSVVLEQVGGPTDEPGHLSTSNL; encoded by the coding sequence ATGGACGTGGACGCGTACAGCTTGGCGCACCGGCGGGCGTGGGAGCGGCTCGACTACCTGTCCAAGCGGAACAAGTTGACCGGCGCGGAGGCAGACGAACTCGTCATGCTCTACCGGCGCACCTCCCAGCAGCTGGCGCGTTTGCAGTCGCACAGCCCTGACCCGGAGCTGATCGCCGGTCTGAGCGCGCTGCTGACCCGTGCGCGCGGCCGAGTGCTCGGGACGAGAGCGGACACCTGGCAGGGGATCGGCCGCTTCTTCACCCACCGCTTCCCTGCGGCCCTGTACCGGGCGTGGCCGTGGTGGGTAGGCGTGGCCGCGGTGTTCCTGCTCGTGTCGGCGAGCCTGGCCGTCTGGGTAGACCGGTTCGATTCTGCGCGTACGGTTCTCGGCATTTCGGACGACACGGCGGACCTCACCGCGCCCGGTGGTGCGTTCGAGACGTACTACTCGGAGCATCCCCATGGAGCGTTCGCCGCACAGGTGTGGACGAACAATGCCTGGGTGACGGCGATGGCCTTGTTCACGGGCGTGTTGATCCTTCCCGCCGCCTACCTGCTGTTCATGAACGCACTGAATCTGGGCGTCTCCGCGGGGTTGATGGCCGATGCGGGGCGGCTGGATTCGTTCTTCGGTTTCATCCTGCCGCACGGCACACTGGAGCTGACTGCGGTCTTCGTTGCAGGCGGTGCCGGGCTGAAACTCGGTTGGACACTGATCGATCCGGGTCGGCTGAGCCGGGTGGAGGCGGTGGCCCGGCAGGGCCGGGCGACCGCGACGGTGGCGCTCGGGCTGGTTGGCGTGTTGCTGGTGTGTGGCTTCATCGAGGGTTTCGTGACGCCGAGTCCGCTGCCTGCACCGATCCGAATCGCGATCGGCTTCACCGCCGAAGCGTTGTTCCTGGTCTATGTGTTCGGGGTCGGGCGCAGCGTGGTCCTGGAACAGGTCGGCGGCCCTACTGACGAGCCGGGCCACTTGTCCACGAGCAATCTCTAG
- a CDS encoding RDD family protein, producing MAEFTTGEAVALELPIARIPTRATAFLIDVVVQFALGCALMFLIATVLLPTGVDSAWLDVAVLVTIVGVLVGYPVACETTSRGRTLGKLLLGLRVVRADGGPIDFRHALTRGLAGAVVDFWMLGGFGAIAVLTSMCSPNARRVGDVLAGTVVVHAQRALPPPALAVAPPWLTGWSAQLDLSGLPEDLALAVRQYLTRFRALTPAAQHDLGTALVAEVCRRVRVAPPPGYPPLQILGAIVAERQRRVLPPPMFPPPFPVRAS from the coding sequence ATGGCTGAGTTCACAACCGGCGAAGCGGTGGCCTTGGAGCTGCCGATCGCGCGGATCCCCACCAGGGCCACCGCGTTTCTGATCGACGTGGTTGTCCAGTTCGCACTCGGCTGCGCCCTCATGTTCCTGATCGCGACGGTACTGCTGCCCACAGGTGTGGATTCGGCTTGGCTGGATGTGGCCGTACTGGTCACCATCGTCGGTGTCCTGGTCGGCTACCCGGTGGCCTGTGAGACCACTTCACGTGGGCGGACGCTGGGCAAGCTGCTGCTCGGACTGCGCGTGGTGCGAGCGGACGGCGGACCCATCGACTTCCGGCACGCGCTCACCCGCGGCCTCGCCGGAGCCGTCGTCGACTTCTGGATGCTCGGCGGGTTCGGCGCCATCGCGGTGCTCACCTCGATGTGCTCGCCCAACGCGCGGCGCGTCGGCGACGTGCTCGCCGGGACCGTCGTGGTACACGCGCAGCGGGCGCTGCCGCCACCCGCGCTCGCGGTCGCGCCGCCGTGGCTGACGGGCTGGAGTGCACAGCTCGACCTGTCCGGGCTGCCGGAGGATCTGGCGTTGGCGGTGCGGCAGTATCTGACGCGGTTCCGCGCGCTGACCCCCGCCGCACAACACGACTTGGGCACAGCTCTCGTGGCAGAGGTGTGCAGGCGGGTACGGGTCGCGCCGCCGCCCGGCTATCCGCCGCTGCAGATTCTCGGCGCGATCGTCGCCGAGCGACAGCGTCGTGTGCTGCCGCCGCCGATGTTCCCGCCGCCGTTCCCGGTGCGAGCGAGTTAG
- a CDS encoding DUF58 domain-containing protein, protein MVVTGRLAAAAGVAAMFVTLVLPTWLSVVVLTCALAAALLLDLGAVGRARDLALSREPLTVVRLGRSVEVEIVAVNTGARVLRGTLWDDWPDSVHTRNRTHRVNLAPGTKVRFRTTLSPTYRGDRVAGQVTVRLLGPFGLAGRQTRHSVPARVRALPAFRSERLLRSKVKRLQHLEGRNVADLRGQGTEFDSFREYVAGDDVRAIDWRATARATDVLVRTWRPERNRHMLMLLDTGRISAGRVGAGTRLDASIEAALLLGGLAAAAGDSVDLLAFDRQPRAEVRGVRGKGLQLKLMHAMAGIIPALVDTDSSGLVRAAIQRTCRRSLVVWFTVLDGAAVEENLLPVLPVLAQRHRVLIVSVTDPDVAAAATRRDTLADLYAAATAESVLAERALVQESLRRRGIAVVAAPPERLPEALADEYLELKQSGAM, encoded by the coding sequence GTGGTCGTCACCGGTCGGCTGGCCGCCGCGGCAGGAGTCGCGGCGATGTTCGTCACCCTTGTCCTGCCGACCTGGCTGTCCGTGGTCGTGCTGACCTGCGCGCTGGCCGCGGCGCTGCTTCTCGATCTCGGCGCGGTGGGCCGAGCGCGGGATCTGGCGTTGTCCAGGGAACCGCTGACCGTGGTGCGGCTCGGGCGCTCCGTCGAGGTGGAAATTGTCGCGGTGAACACGGGCGCGCGGGTGCTGCGCGGAACGTTGTGGGACGACTGGCCCGACAGCGTGCACACCCGGAACCGGACGCACCGGGTGAATCTTGCGCCGGGCACCAAGGTCCGGTTCCGCACCACGCTCAGCCCGACCTACCGCGGCGACCGGGTCGCGGGCCAGGTCACCGTGCGGCTGCTCGGCCCGTTCGGGCTGGCGGGCAGGCAGACCAGGCACAGCGTGCCCGCCCGGGTGCGCGCGCTGCCCGCGTTCCGCAGCGAACGGCTGCTTCGTTCGAAAGTCAAGCGGCTGCAGCATCTCGAAGGTCGCAACGTGGCCGACCTGCGCGGGCAGGGCACCGAGTTCGACTCGTTCCGCGAGTACGTCGCGGGCGACGATGTGCGGGCCATCGACTGGCGGGCCACCGCCCGCGCCACCGACGTGCTGGTTCGTACTTGGCGCCCGGAACGCAACCGGCACATGCTGATGCTGCTGGATACCGGGCGGATCAGCGCGGGCCGGGTCGGTGCGGGCACCCGCCTGGACGCGAGCATCGAGGCGGCCCTGCTGCTCGGCGGACTCGCGGCCGCCGCGGGCGACTCGGTGGACCTGCTGGCCTTCGACCGGCAGCCGCGCGCCGAGGTGCGCGGTGTCCGCGGAAAGGGCTTGCAGCTGAAGCTGATGCACGCGATGGCGGGAATCATCCCTGCCCTCGTCGATACCGACAGCTCCGGGCTGGTGCGCGCCGCAATCCAGCGGACGTGCCGCCGCAGCCTGGTCGTGTGGTTCACCGTTCTGGACGGTGCAGCGGTCGAGGAGAACCTGCTTCCGGTATTGCCCGTTCTCGCGCAACGTCATCGGGTTCTCATCGTCTCGGTCACCGACCCGGATGTCGCCGCGGCCGCGACCCGTCGCGACACCCTCGCCGACCTCTACGCCGCGGCCACCGCCGAATCCGTGCTCGCCGAACGCGCCTTGGTCCAGGAATCCCTACGCCGCCGCGGGATCGCGGTCGTCGCCGCTCCCCCGGAGCGCCTGCCTGAGGCGCTCGCGGACGAATACCTGGAGCTCAAGCAGTCCGGCGCCATGTAG
- a CDS encoding AAA family ATPase codes for MTSTETNHTPTAEEAVAAFNALRAEIGKAVVGNDNAIMFLVLALLCRGHVLLEGVPGVAKTLLVRALATALDLEHARVQFTPDLMPGDVTGSQIYDPHSAEFTFRHGPVFTNLLLADEINRTPPKTQSALLESMEERQVSVDGKPRPLPDPFVVVATQNPIEQEGTYPLPEAQLDRFLFKVDIHLPGRDDEFRILQRHAAGFDPRDLVAAGLRPVAGPAHIAAARAAVAHVTITPEVLAYTVDVCRATRASPAVQHGASTRGATALMAASRAFAWLNGRGFVTPDDVKAVAVAVLRHRLHLRPEAELDGVTTEGVMVALLLSVPVPV; via the coding sequence ATGACCAGCACCGAGACCAACCACACCCCGACGGCCGAGGAAGCGGTCGCCGCGTTCAATGCGCTGCGCGCCGAGATCGGTAAGGCGGTGGTCGGCAACGACAACGCGATCATGTTCCTGGTGCTCGCGCTGCTGTGCCGCGGCCACGTCCTGCTCGAAGGTGTTCCCGGCGTCGCCAAGACGCTGTTGGTGCGGGCGCTGGCTACGGCGCTGGATCTGGAGCACGCGCGCGTCCAGTTCACCCCGGACCTGATGCCTGGCGACGTCACCGGTTCGCAGATCTACGATCCGCACTCGGCGGAATTCACCTTCCGGCACGGCCCGGTGTTCACCAACCTGCTGCTGGCCGACGAGATCAACCGCACGCCACCGAAAACCCAGTCGGCTTTGCTGGAATCGATGGAGGAGCGGCAGGTCTCGGTGGACGGGAAGCCCCGGCCACTGCCCGATCCGTTCGTAGTTGTCGCCACGCAGAACCCGATCGAGCAGGAGGGCACCTACCCGCTGCCGGAGGCGCAGCTGGATCGATTCCTGTTCAAGGTCGACATCCACCTGCCCGGCCGCGACGACGAATTCCGCATCCTGCAGCGGCATGCCGCGGGCTTCGATCCGCGCGATCTGGTCGCCGCCGGGTTGCGTCCTGTGGCGGGCCCGGCACACATCGCCGCAGCGCGCGCCGCCGTCGCGCACGTGACGATCACCCCTGAGGTACTCGCGTACACCGTCGACGTGTGCCGGGCCACCCGCGCCTCCCCAGCCGTGCAGCACGGTGCGTCGACCCGGGGCGCCACCGCGCTGATGGCGGCCTCCCGTGCGTTCGCCTGGCTCAACGGCCGCGGGTTCGTCACGCCGGACGACGTGAAAGCCGTCGCGGTCGCCGTGCTCCGGCACCGCCTGCATCTGCGGCCGGAGGCGGAGCTGGACGGGGTGACCACCGAGGGCGTGATGGTAGCGCTGCTGCTGTCGGTTCCGGTTCCGGTGTAG
- a CDS encoding DUF4129 domain-containing protein, whose product MSERADAERQVALTKGTDATNDQAPGTPRLGAAADHRAAAESAAQRRDFDSALRERFRAVLRGLEQRGMLEVRRSRTARETADDVTTALPLAVATELHPAAYSFDEVVYGGRRATEDEYRRLEYADRFSAAAPPPAPAPPEIDAVKHAPRNKRRLPPLPNLLRDPRFWAGLAATAALLLLLYGALQSCEAPTAPPPPKGPPDLPDVPPDGSYDGPGFGVGDDPIWERLPAPVFFGGLQFLIAAALVVWWRARRRGVLVREPRPVEVAANELLAGQATLYRRSKDHDHVAAKLRAATLRRIRTPLGVTADTPPDRIVGVIAARTGADPNHIAAALFGPVPDTGTLRIVATQLERIESEVG is encoded by the coding sequence ATGAGCGAACGCGCGGACGCGGAGCGGCAGGTCGCGCTGACCAAGGGCACCGATGCCACGAATGACCAGGCACCCGGCACCCCTCGGCTCGGCGCCGCCGCCGACCATCGGGCCGCCGCGGAATCGGCAGCACAGCGCCGCGATTTCGACAGCGCGCTGCGTGAACGCTTCCGCGCGGTGCTGCGCGGCCTCGAACAGCGCGGCATGCTGGAAGTGCGGCGCTCGCGAACAGCGCGAGAGACCGCCGACGACGTGACAACCGCGCTGCCGCTCGCGGTCGCCACCGAATTACACCCCGCCGCATACAGTTTCGACGAGGTGGTCTACGGCGGACGCCGGGCCACCGAAGACGAGTATCGCAGGCTCGAATACGCTGACCGGTTCTCCGCGGCCGCGCCGCCGCCCGCACCGGCACCCCCCGAGATCGACGCGGTGAAACATGCGCCGCGGAACAAGCGCCGACTGCCGCCGCTACCGAATCTATTGCGCGACCCCAGATTCTGGGCAGGCTTGGCCGCGACGGCCGCACTGCTGCTGCTGCTCTACGGCGCGCTGCAGTCCTGTGAGGCGCCGACGGCCCCGCCACCACCGAAGGGTCCCCCGGACCTGCCGGACGTTCCGCCGGACGGCTCGTACGACGGCCCCGGCTTCGGCGTGGGTGACGACCCGATCTGGGAGCGGCTGCCCGCACCGGTCTTCTTCGGCGGCTTGCAGTTCCTCATCGCCGCCGCATTGGTGGTGTGGTGGCGGGCACGTCGGCGGGGCGTACTGGTACGCGAACCGCGCCCGGTCGAGGTCGCGGCAAACGAGCTGCTCGCCGGGCAGGCCACGTTGTATCGGCGATCGAAGGACCATGACCACGTCGCCGCGAAACTGCGCGCGGCCACCCTGCGTCGCATCCGGACACCGCTCGGTGTCACCGCTGACACCCCACCGGACCGAATCGTCGGCGTCATCGCCGCGCGCACCGGGGCCGACCCCAACCACATCGCCGCAGCCCTGTTCGGCCCGGTGCCGGATACGGGAACCCTGCGGATAGTCGCCACCCAACTCGAACGGATCGAATCGGAGGTCGGATGA
- a CDS encoding DUF4407 domain-containing protein → MTVTGLFTWLGGGQSSEITGRHERAGYAVTGAVVLLFATVSGAVTALTLASTETWPLWAVLAVALVVAALTGAIARALATARPSGGPDRLGLIARIAIAVLAGGLIAEIAAVVLFGATVDRLLDEKAQRSVDSAPLVVAAQTELDRAKADWAALDQSITTTQADIDRALVIARCEYNPTPECPQTKITGVPGRGPEAQTANDMLDDARKQLAAAEGRVDAADQRIADDANAVAGARTAAFDGADRGLGARWQAMNEYTVRDALPLRILTIVAAVVLALLPLVLRWWRGETSFDRHNAARTVHDRAERDADAAIAVRMAEVRAEAETLRAEQQLTAARLAVEADTAIDRERQRTRIVAAIGGIEIGITEPPRRPELPAAPADDRKDSSVSEERVVTLNLPIPATAAAVPTVPATGGGLELPLIGTVPFTDTAARFIRPLVPSFVANAIDTATHPLRTARQAFEEVEEITFTLRRTRKVTVDAQDSHGQPVGAPVGFQPPGSPEVLHAQRVASTVVDADYPPQPPRYSSLPPTGAAGYGLPTAARRDELAGQRNPELPGNNRRALPPGH, encoded by the coding sequence ATGACCGTCACCGGCTTGTTCACCTGGCTCGGCGGGGGTCAGAGCAGCGAAATCACCGGCCGTCACGAGCGTGCCGGTTACGCCGTCACCGGCGCTGTGGTCCTGTTGTTCGCAACGGTTTCCGGTGCGGTTACCGCCCTCACCCTCGCCTCGACCGAAACCTGGCCGCTGTGGGCCGTCCTCGCGGTGGCCCTGGTGGTCGCGGCGCTGACGGGCGCGATCGCGCGGGCCCTCGCGACCGCACGGCCGAGCGGAGGACCGGATCGGCTCGGGCTGATCGCGCGGATCGCGATCGCGGTGCTGGCGGGCGGATTGATCGCTGAAATCGCCGCGGTCGTGCTCTTCGGCGCGACCGTCGACCGGCTGCTGGACGAGAAGGCCCAGCGATCGGTCGATTCGGCGCCGCTGGTCGTCGCCGCGCAGACCGAACTGGACCGGGCGAAGGCCGACTGGGCCGCGCTGGACCAATCGATCACCACGACGCAGGCCGATATCGACCGTGCGCTGGTGATCGCACGCTGCGAGTACAACCCGACGCCGGAGTGCCCGCAGACCAAAATCACCGGCGTCCCCGGCCGCGGCCCCGAGGCGCAGACCGCCAACGACATGCTCGACGACGCCCGCAAGCAGCTCGCCGCGGCCGAGGGCCGGGTGGACGCGGCCGACCAGCGGATCGCCGACGACGCGAACGCGGTCGCCGGCGCACGTACCGCCGCCTTCGATGGCGCCGACCGCGGCCTCGGCGCGCGCTGGCAGGCGATGAACGAGTACACGGTGCGTGACGCACTGCCGCTGCGCATCCTGACCATCGTGGCAGCGGTGGTGCTTGCCCTGCTGCCGCTGGTGCTGCGCTGGTGGCGCGGCGAGACATCGTTCGACCGGCACAACGCGGCGCGCACCGTGCATGACCGCGCCGAACGCGACGCCGACGCGGCCATCGCGGTCAGAATGGCCGAGGTGCGCGCCGAGGCCGAGACACTGCGCGCGGAACAGCAACTCACCGCCGCCCGGCTCGCCGTCGAGGCGGACACGGCCATCGACCGGGAACGGCAGCGCACCCGCATCGTCGCGGCCATCGGCGGCATCGAGATCGGTATCACCGAACCGCCGCGCCGCCCCGAACTTCCAGCCGCACCGGCTGACGATCGAAAGGACAGCTCCGTGTCTGAAGAGCGAGTCGTGACGCTGAACCTACCGATCCCTGCCACCGCGGCGGCGGTGCCCACCGTGCCCGCGACCGGCGGGGGTCTCGAGCTCCCGCTGATCGGCACCGTGCCGTTCACTGACACCGCGGCCCGCTTCATCCGGCCGCTTGTTCCTTCGTTCGTCGCCAATGCGATCGACACCGCGACGCACCCGCTGCGCACCGCGCGCCAGGCGTTCGAAGAGGTCGAGGAGATCACCTTCACCCTGCGCCGCACGCGCAAGGTCACCGTCGACGCACAGGACTCGCACGGTCAGCCCGTTGGCGCTCCGGTCGGCTTCCAGCCACCGGGATCCCCCGAGGTCTTGCACGCTCAGCGCGTCGCCTCCACCGTCGTCGATGCGGACTACCCGCCCCAGCCTCCGCGCTATTCCTCTCTCCCGCCGACCGGCGCGGCAGGCTATGGACTGCCGACCGCCGCCCGCAGGGACGAACTGGCCGGCCAGCGGAATCCCGAACTGCCCGGCAACAACCGCCGCGCGCTGCCGCCCGGCCACTGA
- the aroQ gene encoding gamma subclass chorismate mutase AroQ has product MRRVVLTILSAALLVWPASASASPGDEPMDRLVALVVERLDTADVVAAAKWAAANERGIEPTIDDPAREAEVYDAMARFGNSRDLPENRVRQVFFGQIEANKTVQRGLMVRWRFDPAAAPSTPADLVSVRPIIDRVNIEILDELAAHRAELTAPDCAERLARSVFGVFAAGKSDALHQAALVRAAASLCPA; this is encoded by the coding sequence ATGCGCAGAGTCGTGCTGACGATCCTCTCGGCGGCGCTGCTCGTGTGGCCCGCTAGCGCTAGCGCGTCCCCAGGCGACGAGCCGATGGACCGGTTGGTCGCGCTGGTGGTCGAGCGGCTGGATACCGCCGACGTGGTGGCGGCCGCGAAGTGGGCGGCGGCGAACGAACGCGGCATCGAGCCGACCATCGACGATCCTGCCCGCGAGGCCGAGGTCTACGACGCGATGGCCCGGTTCGGCAATAGCCGCGACTTGCCGGAGAACCGGGTGCGGCAGGTGTTCTTCGGGCAGATCGAAGCGAACAAGACGGTGCAGCGCGGGCTTATGGTGCGGTGGCGCTTCGACCCCGCCGCAGCGCCGAGTACCCCCGCCGACCTCGTGTCCGTCCGCCCGATCATCGACCGGGTGAACATCGAGATCCTCGACGAGTTGGCCGCGCACCGGGCCGAGCTGACCGCACCGGATTGCGCGGAACGGTTGGCGCGCAGCGTCTTCGGAGTGTTCGCCGCGGGCAAGAGCGATGCGCTGCACCAGGCCGCGCTGGTGCGCGCCGCGGCTTCCCTCTGCCCGGCCTAG